From the genome of Rhizobium sp. ZPR4:
ATCGGCGCCTCGTGCGACACTTTGTTGGGGGCGCAAGTATTCGCACGCATTTAACTTACAACGGCTAGCTGAAATGTAGCTGAGGGCCTGGGACCGGATGATTTCAGGTCTATTCGGTCTAAATTCTGAATTCGCTCTGAAATCAAAGAAATAGAGCAAGGGGCCGCCCGAAAACTGTCCACACGTTTCAGTATTCCGCTCTAGCCGCGGCCCTGTGCACCCGCAGCCAGCGAGCCGGTCGACGTCACGGCAGCGACGTCGACCCACCGGCCGTGAGCGACACGATGCAACTTCGTGACTATTTTGCCGCGGCCCGCGACATGCCGGCCTGCAGGTCCGCCTCGTCGGCAACGATGGAGGCCGCCTCGTTCTGCAGGATATCCTTTGCGTTCTTGCGGGCTTTTTCGATGGCGATATCGGCGCTCAGGCTGCGCTCATTGGCCTGCAGGCCATCATCTTCGCCGGTATCGATGCCATCATTCACCTGTCCGCGCGACTTGAGACGGTTTGCCTGGGCAGTCAGCTCGTTGCGGCGTTCGGCTTCGTTGAGGGATATGACCTTCTTGTCGCGCTGGTCCTTCAGCGTGGTGACGTCTTCCACGAAGCGCTGGTATTCCGGATCATCCTTCACTCGCGCGTCATGGCGACTTTGCAATTGCGGCAGCAGCGCCTGGATGTCACCCCAGGGCTTGTAGTTCGCGGGTTTTACCTGCGTCCACGGCAGCGCGTTGTCGTAGCTCGACTCGCCAAAGGTCTTGAGGTCGGAAAGTCCCGGCAGGCTGATATCCGGCGCCACGCCGCGCAACTGTGTCGTACCGCCGTTGACGCGGAAGAATTGAGCGACCGTCAGTTTCAGCTCGCCGAATTTCGGCTTGGCATTATGGGCGACCTGATCGAGATTGACCACTGTCTGCACCGTACCCTTGCCGAAGCTCGGCTCGCCGATGATGACGCCGCGACCGTAATCCTGGATCGCTGCGGCAAAGATCTCGGAGGCCGATGCCGAGCCGCGATTGATCAGCACGCCGACCGGGCCGGTCCAGGCTGGGGCGGCAAGATCATCGCTCTCGACCTCTACCTCGCCGCCTGCATCGCGCTGCTGGACGACCGGACCCTTGCCGACGAACAGGCCCGTCAGGTCGATCGCTTCGGCCAGCGAGCCGCCGCCATTGTTGCGCAGGTCGATCAGGACGCCATCGACCTTCTCCTGCTTCAATTCACCGAGAAGCTTGGCGACGTCGCGGCTGGCGCTGCGGTAATCCTTGTCGCCCTTGCGCCGCGCTTCGAAATCTTCATAGAAAGCCGGCAGCGTGATCACACCGATCCTGCGCGTCGTATTGCCGTCTTTCACCGACAGGATCGTTTGCTTGGCAGCCTGTTTGTCGAGGCTGATCTTGTCACGCACGAGACTGATGATGTGATGCTTGCCATCCGGCCCGGCATCACCAGGCAAAATGTCAAGGCGCACGACCGAGCCCTTGGCGCCGCGGATCATCTGCACGATTTCATCGAGCCGCGTGCCGACGACTTCCTTTATCGGGCCGTTCTCGCCTTGGCCGACGCCGATGATGCGATCGCCGACCGCAAGTTTGCCGGACAGTTGTGCCGGGCCGCCAGCGACCAGTTCGCGGATCGTGGTATAGTCGTCCCTTTCCTGCAGGACCGCGCCGATACCGACCAGCGAGAGTTTCATCGAAATATCGAATTCGGCCGAGGCGGTCGCGCCGAAATAATCGGTATGCGGGTCGACGGACGTCGTATAGGCGTCCATGAATGTCTGGAAGACATCGTCGTTTTTGTACTTATAGGCGCGCTCGAGGGAGTTTTCGTAGCGCTTGTCGAGCGTATCGCGAATGGCGGCATCATCCTTGCCGGCAAGCTTCAGGCGCAGCCAGTCGTTCTTGACGCGCTTGCGCCAGAGATCGTTGCTTTCCGCTTCGGTTTGCGGCCAGGGCTCCTTGTCGCGCACAAGCGAGTAGTCTTCCTTGGTGGTGAAATCGAACTTCTGATTGAGCAGGCTGCGCGCATAGGTCATGCGGTCGACGACACGCTGCTCGTACACATTGAAAATGGAAAACGGGATATTCAGGTCTTCCTGATTGATGGCGTCATCGATCTTGGTGCTGCCCGCCATGAACTTGTCGATATCGCTCTGCAGAAAGATGACACGATCCGGATCGAGGGACTTGATGAAGCGATTCATGATCCTGGCGGACAGGACGTCGTCCAGGGAAACGGGCTTATAGTGGAAGCGCTGCAGGAATTGCGCTGTCAAATGAGCGGCTTGCGCCTGCTGCGGCAGCGGTGTCAAAACTGGCGGTGAACCGGCTTCCAGAGCATAAGCCGATGAGGCAAATGCCAGGAACAGGCAGAGGAAACCATATTTCGTACGCATCAAGTCTTGGCCCGATTCTCAACGTTAAATGTTCAATCTATAATCTAG
Proteins encoded in this window:
- a CDS encoding carboxy terminal-processing peptidase; translation: MRTKYGFLCLFLAFASSAYALEAGSPPVLTPLPQQAQAAHLTAQFLQRFHYKPVSLDDVLSARIMNRFIKSLDPDRVIFLQSDIDKFMAGSTKIDDAINQEDLNIPFSIFNVYEQRVVDRMTYARSLLNQKFDFTTKEDYSLVRDKEPWPQTEAESNDLWRKRVKNDWLRLKLAGKDDAAIRDTLDKRYENSLERAYKYKNDDVFQTFMDAYTTSVDPHTDYFGATASAEFDISMKLSLVGIGAVLQERDDYTTIRELVAGGPAQLSGKLAVGDRIIGVGQGENGPIKEVVGTRLDEIVQMIRGAKGSVVRLDILPGDAGPDGKHHIISLVRDKISLDKQAAKQTILSVKDGNTTRRIGVITLPAFYEDFEARRKGDKDYRSASRDVAKLLGELKQEKVDGVLIDLRNNGGGSLAEAIDLTGLFVGKGPVVQQRDAGGEVEVESDDLAAPAWTGPVGVLINRGSASASEIFAAAIQDYGRGVIIGEPSFGKGTVQTVVNLDQVAHNAKPKFGELKLTVAQFFRVNGGTTQLRGVAPDISLPGLSDLKTFGESSYDNALPWTQVKPANYKPWGDIQALLPQLQSRHDARVKDDPEYQRFVEDVTTLKDQRDKKVISLNEAERRNELTAQANRLKSRGQVNDGIDTGEDDGLQANERSLSADIAIEKARKNAKDILQNEAASIVADEADLQAGMSRAAAK